TCTGAGGGTCAAATAGAATAAAGTTATTTATAGCTTGATTATAGGGAAAGCTCTAcagatgcactttttttttttgagacagagtctcactctgttgcctgggctagagtgtggtggcgtcagcctagctcacagcaacctcaaactcctgggctcaagcgatcctcctgcctcagcctcccgagtagctgggactacaggcatgtgccaccatgcccggctaattttttcgatatatttttagttggccaattaatttctttctatttttagtagagatgggggtctcactctttttttttttttttgagacagagtctcactttgttgcccaggctagagtgagtgccgtggcgtcagcctagctcacagcaacctcaaactcctgggctcgagtggtccttctgcctcagcctcccgggtagctgggactacaggcatgcgccaccatgcccggctatttttttttttttttatatatatatcagttggccaattaatttctttctatttatagtagagacggggtctcactcttgctcaggctgatttggaactcctgaccttgagcgatcctcccgcctcggcctcccagagtgctaggattacaggcgtgagccactgcgcccggcctacagatgcattttaatacataaatttcAATATTGATGCAGTTTCCTTAGTCTCTAAGGAAATTCCCCTTGAGAATTTCACTTTACCAATGAGATGTTTGTTGTATTTTGATTTAGAATCCAGGAGGGCTCCTGTCAGGTAATCTTAGAGGCAGAATGTGAGACTTTACACTGAAATCTGAGCAGTCACTCCAATTTCAAAgaattcttttccattgatagaTAGgtaaactttctaaaaaaaattaagacacaagGTGCATTTCTTTACATCTAAAAGTGTTATTTGGTATGTGCTTAAGTTTCAgtaaaggcaaatttaaatttattcagaatttttattaagatattatGATACCCTATAGGAGATGTCCTGGAATACCACTTAACCTGCCTTGGGAGATCTCATTGACACCAAAAAGCTTCCAGATGTCTTTTACTTAAGCCCGAAAGTGTCTGTTCAAGGCTAAACTGCGTTCCTTTGTGCAAGGTTTGTCTCTGGGCTCTGACTCCATGTTCAGGATTCTCCCAGCTTGAGCTGCATTTGTTAAATCAATGCTCTGTGTCACATGGAATTGGAAGGCCAAATGTAGTCAGTGGATCAAGTTTGTCACTGAATCTATctggaatacatttaaaaatcattagaaacATAACATACAAGCTTTGCCTCCATGGCAAACTCAATTTTGTGCCTGTTCCCGCAGGTGATTCTGAGTTATCAGAAGAACTGTCAGGAGACACATCCTGGCCACCTGAAAGACAAGATGGAGAGACAACTTCAAGCGCGTCTTCTGCGGTGACCACGGTAGCATTAACTGCAGATACGAATTCCACCACAATCGCTGAGGATGCAATTCAGTTAGATCTTATATTAATGGTTGTGATCCCATTGATTTTATTGGTCTTCCTACTTATATCAATGGTACTCTTTGTAgcatactataaaaaaaaaagaactaaaaaaggTAAATATTCGATATATTCCCATTTCCAGACAATTGCTTTGTGTGTTAATGAACAATCAATAACACAAAATACTTTTTGCTTCTACACAGAGCCTTCTAGCCAAGGATCTCAGAGTGCTCTACAGACATGTAAGTATTATTCTGCTTATGGTTGGGGATAGGATTGGAGAAGGAGCAGGGATATCTTAAAGTTAAGCAACAAGGGCTATATAAAATAGTAAGGGATAAACGATGTATTTTAATGGAGCTTTCCAGATTAGCCAATAATGccatctttctttcatttttacaaaaagaatgattttagcctacattgaaatttaaaaatataggcatacctcattttacttTATTGCGCTTagcagatattttgtttttcacaaattgaGGTTTTATGGCAACCCTGTGTTGAccaagtctattggcaccatgttttccaacagcatgtgctcacttcgtgTCTCTGTGTTGAGaatttggtaattctcacaatatttcaaactttttcattattattatatctgttatcatgatctgtgatcagtgatctttgatgttactattataattgctTTGGAACACCACAAACCCCATCAACCAGCCCTTcttccatctctctccttctcctctggcCTCCCTTAGTCCTGAGACACAACATTATTGAAAccaggccaattaataaccccgcaatggcttctaagtgttcaagtggaAGGaggagtcacacatctctcactttaaagtaaccacttcggtacgagcacccactgtagtcgacagccacagatgaacgcgcacagtgactgtagccgacagccatgatatgaaggcgcacagcccagcgtcgactatagtcgacagccgtgatatgactttcctaatttttcatttatcaaaataaaattatgaacatttaaaaataacgtaatggcggtggctcacgactgtaatcctagcactctgggaggccaaggcgggtggattgctcgaggtcaggagttcgaaaccagcctgagcaagagcgagaccccatctctactataaatagaaagaaattaattggccaactaatatatatagaaaaaattagccgagcatggtggtgcatgcctgtagtcccagctactcgggaggttgaggcaggaggatggcttgagtccaggagtttgaggttgctgtgagctaggctgacgccacggcactcactctagcctgggcaacaaagcaagactctgtctcaaaaaaaaaaagagaaaaaaaagaaaaataacgctatgaaaacatatgtatatgttatctattctgatttacaagtatagctgcctgtaaagtaaaagaagctttcagtgctttcaagctttccttattacacaagagcaaaacagattcgtagtcaatgcacagcacaaactatcgtgcggactgtgagtgccggcagtgggcaaggtttcgaggcCGGGgagcgctgtaccgaagtggttaaaagctagaaatgattaagcgtAATGAGAAAgtcatgttgaaagccaagacaggatgaaagctaggcctcttgcaccagtcagccaagttgtgaatgcaagggaaaagttcttgaaggaaatgaaaagtgctagTCCAGTGAATCACAAATGATAAGAAGCAAAACAGTGttattgctgatatgaagaaagttttagtCTAGATAGAAGACcgaaccagccacaacattcccttaagccaaagcctaatctagaGCAAGACCTAAGTCTTCTCAATTGgataaaggctgagagaggtgaggaagctgcagaagaaaagttggaaactagcagaggttggttcatgaggtttaaggaaaaaaagtccaTCTTCATAACATGAAAGTACACAGTGAAGCAATAAATACTGATATAGAAGTTGCAGCAAGTTACCAGAAGATCTAGCtgagataattgatgaaggtggctacactaaacagcATATTTTTAATGCAGACAAAACAGTCTTCTGTTGGGAAAAGATGGCTTTcctagctagagaggagaagtcaattcctggcttcaaagtttcaaaagacaggctgactcccttgttagggactaatgcagctggtgactttaaattAAAGCCAATGGTCACTTAGCATTCTAAAAATTCTAGGGCCCTTatgaattatgctaaatctactctgcttgtGCTCTTTAAATGGAATAACAGAGCCTAGATAACAGCACATCAGTTTAGCATAGTTTACTGGATATTTTTAAGGccactattgagacctactgctcagtaaaaaaatattcctttcaaaatgttactgctcattgacaatgcatctGGTCAACCAAGAGCTCTGAcggagatatacaaggagatgaatgttgttttcatgcctgctaaaaCAAGTCGATTCTGcaacccatggatcaaggagtaattttgactttcaagtcttattatttaagaaatacattttgtaaggctatagctgccacagAGAGCGATTCCTCAGATGTATCTGGGcagttgaaaaccttctggaaggattcaccattccagatgccattaagaacatttgggattcatgggagaaggtcaaaatatcaacgttaacagaagtttggaagaagttgattccaaccctcatggatgactttcaggtgttcaagacttcagtggaagaagtCACTGTAGATGTGATAGAAATAAGAGaagtagaattagaagtggagcctgaagatgtgaccgAATTGCTGGAATCTCATGAtaaaaaaagtggtttcttgagatggaatctactcctggtgaagatgctgtgaacattgttaaaatgacagcaaaggatttaGGATATTGCATAAACTTAGttaaaaagcagcagcagaattTGAGCAGACTGATTCCAGTTTTGAAAGAGCATCCAACAGTAtctcatgctacagagaaatcttttgtgaaaggaagagtcaacagATGTGGcaaatttcattgttgtcttattttaagaaatgcccACAGCCACTCCAACTTTTAGCAACTATGTACTAGATTCCAAGGAAATAGCAAATACACTTATTTCTCCACTGCTTTAAATTTCAGGGTGATCTAATAACAGTGGTCATACAGGGGCTTATTTGTAAggttaagaaaaagcaaaagcaaacagagCTGCctggacttcattttttttaaactcagggAAAGTAAGAATTTTCTGGCCTGAACCATAGCCGCCACAGCCAGTCTCACCTAATGGAGCTGGGTTGGGGGCTGTCCATTCAAATGCTCATTCTCCTAGGCTCTAAATACAGATAGTGATTTTTCATTGAACTTACTGTGGAAGTGTCATAGTTCAAAAGCCATTTACAAACGAGATCCAGCCTCGTCCTCAGATGTTGCCTGCGCATTTGACACTGCAGCTATACTTGAAGTATTTGCTGTTCCCAGAGTGTGGCTTGACTTTCAGGATACCTCCGTACCTGGTCGACActattccttctgtctggaatgtCCTTCTTGTCTGCTTGGCAAACTGCCACCCCATTCTTCAGGGCCCAGTTCTAAAGTTTTTACAAAATCGTGGGTGATCCCTCCACAGGCAAAATTAATCACTACCTCTTCTGTGCTCTCAGAGCACTTTGTTCACAGTATTTACATCATAAATTCGTgacttgtccttttttttttttggtctttctttcCTACTAGGTTACCTTCTCTTAAGAGAACCAAGAACTTATTTAGCTCGTTTCACAGTGTGGTATTGAAGTTGAGAGTGCTTACTCTGGAAACACATACTGTCTctgattcagtttcctcatctgtaaaatgggcaaatTCAATACCTACCATATAGAGTTGTGAGAAGTAAACTTATATAAGTATTGAACTTAGAAACAATAGTACCTGGGATATCATAAGTGCTAAGTGTATACTAGCTTATTATTTATGTCCCTTTGTCTAACACAACTCCTGCCCAACAcatgtttcttgaataaatgagttaataaaagaatgttagaatgttttttaaagatcACCTACTCTCAGAGGCAAAACCAAATTTGCACATTATCCTTACTACAGGctggcacatttttttttagtttaaatatgcCTTGCTTTAAGATAACACAACATAGAAAACTTAGAATTTCAAAACAATTGCTAATCACTAAAGTTTTTGATAGAAAGagctttatttgaaattattcttttaccAGCCACTCCTTTAACAGAGACCCAATCATTAACTGCTTAACAGATGAGTATCTCTTCAGACAAACTAAATACTAAAAGTTAATAAAAGcagaatatttaaattacaaaaagttgattttttttctggaaaaatgaaACTGTCATAGTGGGTCAGACCAGCATTTTGCTTAGAAAGTTCTCAAAGGAATGCTTTGTGGGAGGGCATGGGTCCCCACACACACCTTGCCCCCTCAGAACGTTAGGAATAGATGTACTGTTTCTTTTGCCACATGGATAGAGCCTGATATATTACTCTAAACCAGGAAGTAAGTCTATAAATTTGACAGCTGGGGAGGACTTGGGCAACACTTTCCGAAAAGAACACTTATCTGATTGGAAATTACCCCTTTTCTTTGGGGCTGTCTATTTCATGtccaggaaaaaggaaacattgtGAAGTAACTTGATGTTCAGCTGTCATTCTTCCTGCATTAAATTTGCAGTGTCTTGATGGCCTGGGTCTCTCCGAAAGACACGCAGGGAAAACAGCTGGCAGTAAACCACCACTTTAAACAGGCTGTGGCTGCCTGATGCCTGGCTTGCTCAGTAAATCTCCTGGAAAGAGATGCTCTCTCTTGCTCACTGCtcagcagagaaacaagataaGGAAGCCAgaggctcctgccctcccccaatGCCCACCCGACAATCCCACCATCAGATGCGCAGAGGACAGGATCTGGGAGTGGGATGTCATTGGGCTAAGTGGGTGTAATGTAGGAACTGAACGAGGAGGACAAAGTGGGTAGGAGGAGATGAAATGGAAGGATTGTAGGAGGGAAAATGGAACAAGAGGGGGGATACAGCATAAGAGCTGCATTTGCCTCCTGGTTGCAAAGTGTAGGTAGCTATTA
The nucleotide sequence above comes from Microcebus murinus isolate Inina chromosome 15, M.murinus_Inina_mat1.0, whole genome shotgun sequence. Encoded proteins:
- the TMEM154 gene encoding transmembrane protein 154 isoform X2, translated to MPAARAARLCALLPALALLGRGDSELSEELSGDTSWPPERQDGETTSSASSAVTTVALTADTNSTTIAEDAIQLDLILMVVIPLILLVFLLISMVLFVAYYKKKRTKKEPSSQGSQSALQTYELGSESLRVPIFEEDTPSVMEIEMEELDKWMNSMNRNADCECLPTLKEEKESNHNPSDNES
- the TMEM154 gene encoding transmembrane protein 154 isoform X1, translating into MPAARAARLCALLPALALLGRGDSELSEELSGDTSWPPERQDGETTSSASSAVTTVALTADTNSTTIAEDAIQLDLILMVVIPLILLVFLLISMVLFVAYYKKKRTKKEPSSQGSQSALQTYELGSESLRVPIFEEDTPSVMEIEMEELDKWMNSMNRNADCECLPTLKEEKESNHNPRCLTTEF